One window from the genome of Hoplias malabaricus isolate fHopMal1 chromosome X2, fHopMal1.hap1, whole genome shotgun sequence encodes:
- the LOC136677124 gene encoding P-selectin glycoprotein ligand 1-like — MMMAMTNRSALLLLLLTACSLNSIHVLCEDGYSKMNTTNSTLAQERVMETTPQTILQSQSTMGPTVSHTTHTAVVEEQELMTKHTTIPSAPEKATSQTSSKGNTTFGSFTSSSGPERANTTHLEAGTESLTTGEIPGHTESSVSSSHTSSSNSSAWVMQQQTTGAVTDMLTTPNGSPTLTTESSTTAKQTTSKSTTTKAAHVCPTEAPKREGLVGRCLIAIATLAALVTIFIMSTIILATKIAGRRYRRHSEILLQDTEMVCISALMNDTEHPIPKSRHPKSNGALIPNTEDEDGDDLTLNSFLPDTEAVA, encoded by the exons ATG ATGATGGCCATGACTAACAGATCTGCACTTCTTCTTTTACTGCTGACTGCGTGCAGCTTGAATTCTATACATGTCCTCTGTGAGGATGGCTACAGTAAAATGAATACCACCAATTCCACCCTTGCACAGGAACGTGTTATGGAGACCACACCCCAAACCATTCTTCAAAGTCAATCCACCATGGGTCCAACGGTttcacataccacacacactgcagtggtCGAGGAACAGGAGCTTATGACAAAACATACAACCATACCCTCAGCTCCAGAAAAGGCCACCAGCCAAACTTCTTCAAAAGGAAACACAACTTTTGGAAGCTTCACTTCCAGCAGTGGACCTGAAAGGGCCAACACCACTCACCTGGAGGCAGGTACAGAAAGTCTCACAACCGGAGAAATCCCTGGGCATACTGAGTCGTCTGTGAGCTCCAGTCATACGTCGTCATCCAACAGTTCCGCTTGGGTAATGCAGCAGCAGACCACAGGTGCAGTCACTGACATGTTGACAACCCCAAATGGTTCTCCCACACTTACAACAGAGAGTTCCACCACTGCGAAGCAAACAACAAGCAAAAGTACGACCACCAAGGCGGCTCACGTTTGTCCCACTGAGGCCCCAAAGAGAGAGGGCCTTGTTGGCCGTTGCCTCATCGCCATCGCCACGCTTGCCGCCCTGGTGACTATCTTCATCATGTCCACTATCATCTTAGCCACAAAGATAGCGGGCAGGAGATACAGACGCCACAGTGAAATCCTCCTCCAGGATACGGAGATGGTCTGCATCTCGGCCCTCATGAACGACACCGAACACCCCATTCCTAAGTCGAGGCACCCCAAAAGCAACGGTGCGTTGATTCCCAACACTGAGGATGAGGACGGGGACGATCTCACCCTCAACAGCTTCCTCCCTGACACAGAAGCGGTGGCGTAA